TCAAATACGATTTTATAATGTGCCGCCATCTTATTGAACATATGGTTGATCCGTGTGGTTTTATCCTGAAAATCTTCGGTATCTTGGCTAAAGGCGGAACGTTATTGGTTATTTGCCCGAATGGAGACTCCCTGGAATATTTCGCTTACCCGCAATTACTAAAAAGGCGGATAGAAAAAATTTGTATGGCTGGTAATACTCCTAAGCTTAAAGTCATGGCGAAGCTTTTGTTTGGAGAGATGCTGCACGGGATTGATCCGCCAAGGCATCTCTGGGCAGTCTCCCGGAAGGGCATGAAGCACTTTCTGACCGACAACAATATTCATGCAGACATTACAACATTTCCTCTGACTGATTCTATTTATTCCCCATACTATTCTTCTATAACCTTTGGTCAAAAAATTTGCTCTATTTTTGGGGATATTGTTGCTTCAAAATTTGCCGGAGGCACTCATTTGTCGGTTGTGATTAGAAAAACCTTAAAGTTAGAGTGTCAAAATGTCGTTTAAGGCATCTCACCAGAATGTTAAAGAGATCGTGAACCACAACCTTTGTGTCGGTTGTGGTCTATGCTCTGTCGTTTGCACAGGATCGGTGATTACGATGGTATGGCAAGCTCGCCGAACCTGGCAACCGGAAATTGATGAAGATGGATGCACCCATTGTGGTCGATGTCTCAAGGTTTGTCCTCACAGCCCGCAGTGCATCGCAGAGTATGCTTCTGCGGCACAGGCTCAGGGGGTGAGGTTTGGGCTCCCTCAGGATGGAACATATTTCATTGCTTATGATAAAGACGTCTCCAAGAGAATTCGATCTTCTTCTGGAGGTGTGACCAGCGCTCTCTTGGAGCAGTTGCTCTCTTCTGGCACAGTCGAT
Above is a genomic segment from Desulfobulbaceae bacterium containing:
- a CDS encoding methyltransferase domain-containing protein; the protein is MKMLDVGGGGGFYAKAFEINGYGQSTYIDLDSDACLFAREKVGLTHVLNQDAAMLENQGIKYDFIMCRHLIEHMVDPCGFILKIFGILAKGGTLLVICPNGDSLEYFAYPQLLKRRIEKICMAGNTPKLKVMAKLLFGEMLHGIDPPRHLWAVSRKGMKHFLTDNNIHADITTFPLTDSIYSPYYSSITFGQKICSIFGDIVASKFAGGTHLSVVIRKTLKLECQNVV